The following is a genomic window from Amycolatopsis australiensis.
ACGCGTGCGAGCCGACGCGTGCCCTGGTGTTTTCGCACCCCACGACGCCGCCGACGGGCCGTTGGCGCGGGTGCGGCTGCCCGGCGGCACGGTTTCCGCGGCGCAGCTGCGCGCGCTCGCCGGCTGCGCGGAAGCGTGCGGCGACGGCGACCTCCACCTCACCTCGCGCGGCAACGTCCAGCTGCGCGGCGTCACCCGGCCCGGCCTCGCCGCCCGGCTGACCGACGCCGGCCTGCTGCCTTCGCCGTCGCACGAGCGGGTCCGCAACATCCTCGCGTCGCCGTTGAGCGGGCTGAGCGGCGGTCTCGCCGACGTCCGGGGCCTCGCTCGCGACCTCGACGCCGTCCTGTGCGCGACTCCCGACCTGGCGTCGCTGCCCGGGCGCTTCCTCTTCGCCTTCGACGACGGACGCGGCGACGTCGCAAGCGAAGGCGCCGACGTCTGCTGGCGCGCGGTGAGCCCCGGCGAAGGCGTGCTGCTGCTCGCGGGCGGCGACACCGGACGGCGCGTGTCCCTGGGCGGCGCCGTCTCGGCGCTGGCCGAGGTCGCACTGGAGTTCACCCGCGTGCGCGGGTCCGCCTGGCGCGTCGCCGAGCTGGACGACCCCGCCTGGCGCGGGACGCCGGTGCCGCGCGTCGACGCGGAAGTCCCGGCCGGGCTGATCCGGCGGGACGACGGTGGCCTGGCGGCGGGCGTGGTCCCGCGCTTCGGCCAGCTGAGCGCCGGGCAGGCCCGCGCGCTGGCGGAGTTCGGGACGGTGCTGGTCACGCCGTGGAAGTCCGTCGTCCTGCCCGACGTGCCCGCCGACGTCTTCGACCGGCTGGGCTTCGGCGGCGCCGCGTTGGGGACCACCGCCTGCATCGGCCGTCCGGGCTGCGCGAAGTCGCGGGCCGACGTGCGGGCCGACGCGGTGTTCCGGCCCGGCCTGCGCGCGCACTTCTCGGGCTGCGAACGGCGGTGCGGGAAGCCGTCGCAGTCCCATGTGGACGTCGTCGCCGAAGCGGGGGGCTACCGCATCGACGGCCGGTGGGTGCCGCTCGACGAGATGGAAGGAAACCTGTGATCGACTACCTGCGGGACGGTGCCGAGATCTACCGGCATTCGTTCGCCACGATCCGCGAGGAGGCGGACCTGGCGATCCTGCCCGACGACGTGGCGGGGTGCGCGGTCCGGATGATCCACGCCTGCGGCATGGTCGATCTCGTCGACGACCTGCGGTACACGCTCGACGTCGTCGAGTCCGGCCGCGCCGCCCTCGAAGTCGGCGCGCCGATCCTCTGCGACGCGCAGATGATCGCCAGCGGCATCACAAGGCGGCGCCTGCCCGCGGGCAACGAGGTGCTCTGCACGCTGTCGGACCCGTCCGTGCCCGGCCTCGCCGAGCGGATGGGCACCACCCGCTCGGCCGCCGCGCTGGAACTGTGGCGCGACAAGCTGCCGGGGTCGGTCGTGGCGATCGGCAACGCGCCGACCGCGTTGTTCCGCCTGCTGGAGATCCTGGAGGAGGGCGTCGGCGCGCCCGCGGCGATCATCGGCGTCCCGGTCGGGTTCGTCGGCGCCGCGGAGTCCAAAGCGGAGCTGGCCGAGCGGGCCCCGGCGCCCTACCTGGTGGTGCACGGGCGCCGTGGCGGCAGCGCGATGGCCGTGGCGGCCGTCAACGCACTGGCGAGCGCGGAAGAATGACCGGCACGCTCTACGGCGTCGGGCTCGGCCCCGGCGACCCGGAACTGATGACGGTCAAGGCGGCCCGGCTGATCTCCGAGGCGCAGGTGATCGCCTACCACTGCGCGCCGCACGGGCGCAGCATCGCGCGGTCGGTGGCCGAGCCGTACCTGCGCGAGGGGCAGCTCGAGGAGAAGCTCGTCTACCCGGTCACGACGGAGACGACCGACCACCCCGGTGGCTACGAGGGCGCGATCGCCGACTTCTACGAGCTGAGCGCGAAGCGGCTCGCCGAGCACCTCGACGCGGGCCGCGACGTCGTCCTGCTCTGCGAAGGAGATCCGTTCTTCTACGGCTCGTACATGTACATGCACGAACGGCTTTCCGGCCGCTTCGAGGCGGTCGTCGTGCCCGGCGTGACGTCGGTGAGCGCGGCGTCTTCGGTCCTCGGCCGTCCGCTGGTGCAGCGCGACGAAGTGCTGACCGTGCTTCCGGGCACGTTGCCGGCGCCGGAACTGGCGCGGCGGCTCGCGGACACCGACGCGGCGGCGGTGCTGAAGCTGGGCCGGACCTTCGGGTCGGTCCGGGAGGCGTTCGCGGAGGCCGGGAAGCTCGACGACGCCGTCTACGTCGAGCGCGCGACCTGGGGCCGGCAGCGGATCGAGCCCCTGGCTTCGGTGGACCCGTCGACCGTGCCGTATTTCTCGCTGGCGTTGCTGCCTTCGCCGGCGTACGCGTCGCGGGTTTCTCCCGCTCCCGCTTCGAATCCCGTCCCTGCGTCCGGCGGCGAGGTCGTGGTCGTCGGCCTGGGTCCGGCCGGTCCGGAGTGGCTGACTCCGGAAGCCGCGGCGGAGCTGGACGCGGCCGAGCACATCGTCGGCTACGGGCCGTACGTCGCGCGGGTGCCGCAGAAAGCCGGCCAGCGGCGGCACGCCTCGGGCAACCGCGTCGAAGCCGACCGCGCCCGCGAGGCGTTGTCCCTGGCGGCGGACGGCGCTCGCGTGGCCGTCGTCTCCTCGGGCGATCCCGGCGTCTTCGCGATGGCCTCGGCGGTGCTGGAGCAGGTGTCCGCGGGGCACGGTGCCGGCGTGCGGGTCCGGATCGTCCCGGGCGTGACGGCCGCCCAGGCGGCGGCTTCGCGCGTGGGCGCGCCGCTGGGACACGACTACTGCGTGCTGTCGCTGTCGGATCGGTTGAAGCCGTGGGAGATCATCGCCAAGCGCCTGGACGCCGCGGGCGCGGCCGACCTGGTGCTGGCGCTGTACAACCCGGCATCACGGTCCCGGACGACGCAGCTCGCCGACGCCCGGGACATCCTCCTCCGCCACCGCGCGCCGGCCACCCCGGTCGTGGTGGCCCGCGACGTCGGCGGCCCGGAGGAGGACGTCCGGACCACCACGCTCGGCGACCTCGATCCGTCCACTGTGGACATGCGCTGCCTGCTGATCGTGGGCTCGTCACGCACCCGCGCGGAGAACGGCGTCGTCTGGACTCCGCGCGGCTACTGACCGAGCGCCGTCAGGAACGCCGTGCCGTTCGGCGAGCCGATGCCCGTGACGTCGTCGTAGCCGTCGCGGACGTGGATCGTCAGTACGGCGTCGGCGTCCAGCGACCGCAGGCTCGCCGGGGAGTACCCGGCCGACGCGTCCACCGAGTTGGCGTAGTTGACGCGGGCGACGGCCATCGGCGCGGGCGGCTGCCTGACGTCGTGGAACGCCGGGCTGCCCGCCTTCGCGTACAGCAGCGGGTTCGCGAAGCCGAAGGTGCGGCCCGCCCGCTGCTGCGCCAGCGCGACGAACGCGGCGAACAGCGGCGAGGCCAGGCTCGTGCCGCCGATGCGGTACTCGCTGTACTTCGCCGTCCCGTCCGGGAACGCCTGCGTCTGCCCGACCAGGAAACCGGTGTTCGGGTCGGCCAGCGCGGCGACGTCCGGCACGGCGCGCATCCGCTGCGGGCGGGCGCCGTTCGCCGTCGCGATCGTGTCCGGGACGACGCCGGCCTGGTAGGCGGGCTGGGTGAACAGCCGGCTCGTGCCGCCGCCGGCGCCGCCGAAGAACTCACCGGGCGGCGTCGGCACCCAGGTGCCGTTCGTCAGCGTCGACCGCCCGGTCTCCCAGCCGGTCTCGAAGAGGTACTCGCCGTTCTCGCCGACGCCGAGGGACGTACCGCCGACCGCGGTCACCCACGGGCTCACGGCCGGCCAGTCGGGCGTCGCGCCGGGGAAGTTCGCCGCGATGCCGCCGGTCTCGTCGGCGTTGTCGCCGCTGGAGAAGTAGACGCCGATGCCGGTCGCGGCCGCCTCGACGAGCGTGTCGTTGAACGGCTTGACGTAGCCGGGCGGCAGCAGCTCGGTCGAGAACCCGTAGGAGTTCGTCACGATCGAGGCGAGGTGCTGGTCGACGACGTGGTTCATCGCCGCGTCGAGGTCCTGGTAGTTGTTCGGCGAACCGACGTAGACGATGTTCGCGCCCGGCGCGATGCTGTGCACCGCCTCGACGTCGAGGGTCTCCTCGCCGTACCAGCCCTGCGGATCCTGCTTCGGGTTCTGCGGCCGGTTGGCCACGCCCGGCGGGGTCACCTGGGTGAACTGGTTGCCGGACAGCTGGGGCAGCCCGTGCAGGCGCGAATAGGTGTTGACGTCGGAGAGGATGGTCGGGGACGCGTACGCGTCGATGATCGCCACCGTCTGGCCGCTGCCGTCGTTGCCGCCGGCGATGGCCTGCTGGACGCCGTAGGCGCTGCGCAGCTGCGCGGGCGTGTAGCCACAGGGCACCCAGGGGTTCGGGTGGCCGTAGGCGTCCGGCACCCGCACGCCGTCGGGCGTCGTCGTGGTCGCGGTCGTCTTCTCGCCGTAGTAGGCCGAGCACGGCGGGGCGTTGACGAACGCGGGCGACGGCGACGCGGCGGGCCCGGCCGAGGGCTGGAGCAACGCGAACGACTCGTCGAGCCCGACCACCGCGCTGATGCCCGCTGGCAGCCCGGCGGGCAGCGACAGCTCCTTCTCGGGCGCGCGCAGCGTCTTGCCGCCGACGGTGAACTCGCCGAAGCTCGTCCCGAACGCGGCCGCGGCCTGCGCGACGGTGCCTTCGGCCTGCACGTACCGGTGGTTGCCGGGCGTGTAGCCGACGTCGAAGCCGGACTTGCGCAGCCATTGCTGCACCGCGCTCACGTCGTTCTGCGACGGCGCGAACCGCTGCCGGAACTGCGCGGCGGTCAGGAACCGGCCGTATCCGGCCGAGCCCGGTGTCGAGACCTGGTTCGCGACCGCGGCGGCGTCCCCGGTCCAGCCGAGGTAAACGCGGAACGCGACGTTCTCCGCCGCATCCGCCGTCCCGGTCCGCGCCGACGAGGTCGCCCAGGCCGGGACGCTGCCCGGCAACGCGGTCCGGTCGTTCGCCGAGGCAGCCGGGGTCCCGATCAGGAGACCGGCGCCCGTCACGGCGGTGACGGCCAGTGTGATCAGCCGGAACGCGGATGTGCGCATCGCTGGTCCTCCTCGCGAAAGGGCCCCTGCGACGGTGAAGGGGCGAGGAGAAAGCTAGTTCCGGAACCGGGAACCGGCCAGTGCCGTAATCGATCCGATGCGGACTCCACTCAGCGTAGGCCGGCCGCTGGCATCCGGGTGCCGGCGACCGCCCGATCGGCGGTACCGGGCGAACCGATACCGAGACTCGAACGGGGCGACGAAGTGCGGCGACCTGACCGGGCGCCGGCGGCGGAGGTGAGCCGGGCGGAACAGGCGCTGTACCCGCCGGATGGAACTCGCCTGCGAAGCGGCATCGGACGCGGGGGTGCCGGGCCGCTTCCGGACGTGGGCCCACGGGGGACTGCAGGCCGTGCCGGCCACCGATCCCGCGCTGGGTTTCCTGTCGACGGTGTCCGGCGTGACGCGGGAGATGGTTCCCGCCGCGCTCGGCTTCGCGACCGGACCCGGCTGGCACGGCGTCAAGCCGACCGTGGTGTCGGCCGGGCTCGGCGAGGTGCCGGCGGCCGGGTTCGTGCGGGCCGGGGACCGCCTCTTGGCCGTCCGGCCGCCGAGGCCCGCGTCGGCGCCGGGCGCGTCCGGTCGACGGCGGCACTTTCGTGCGGACCCTGCTCGCGGGCTTCGAGGTCGACGGCGTCGTCGCCGCGTTCATGGCCGCGGAGCACCGGCATCCGGCGATGCGGCGGTTCCTCGTGGCGGAGCGGGGGACGCCGATCGCGGCCGCGGGCATGACGATCCACGGTGACGTCGCCGTGCTCGGCGGCGCCGCGACCCTGCGCGCCCACCGGGGCCGGGGCGCGCAGCGGACCTTGCTGCGGCGCCGGCTCGAGGTGGCCGGCGCCGCGGGCTGCGTCCTGGCCGTCGCGACGGCCCGCCCGGCTCGGCCAGCGCGGCCAACCTCGGCCGGGCCGGGTTCCGCCTGCACCGGCGCCGGGCCGTGGACGAAGACCTGACGGCCGTTACCGCGTCGGGTCCTTGCCGTTGGGCTGGCTCGGGCCCGGGCCGGGGGACCACCAGCCCGGCACGGTCTTCTCCCCGTGGATCACCGTCGGGGCGATGCCTTCGGTGAACGGCTCGATCTGCAGCAGCTGGCCCCACGACTGGCTCGGCTGCCCGATCAGGTAGCTCGGCACCTCGGGCTCCTCGGCCAGCTCCTCGAGCCACCCGATCGGGCCGCCGTTCGTGGACGACGCCCAGTTCGCCTCGTCCGCGAGGCCGCCCGCCGTGATCCGGTAGTCCGGGACCTGCGAGATCCCGTCGTGGGACGTCACCGGCTGGACGCACGGGTACACGAACGACGCCGGCCAGTCGACGTACACCGGCTTCGAGCCGATCCGGTCCGTCAGCGTCGTGAACGTCGGCACGCGCGGGGCCGACGCCGCGATCCAGCCGTCCTCCGTCAGGTCGTTGTCGACGATGTTGACGCGGACCGCGTTCGTCTCCGGCGGGAGGTCCCGCAGGTTGATGCGCGTGTCGTTCCAGCCGCCGGTGCCCGCGCCGGGCGGGAGCATGAACTGGCTGCGCAGGATCTTCACGCCCTCGGGGGTGTCGACGCCGTAGTCGAGGCTCACCGACGTCGGCCGGCGGGGCGCGCCCGCGGTCGCGACGACGATCTGGCCGTCCGCCGGCTTCTCCGTCAGCGCGTACCAGTCGCTGCGCAGGCGGCCCGCGCGCGTCTCCGGGTCGAGGTAGCTCGACCACATCGGCACGGTCTCCGGGGTGAACCCGTGCGGCGGCTCGGCCAGCGGGTCCTTGTCGTCGACCGGGCGGGTGTGGAAGCCGGTCTGGACGCGGCCGTTGTCCTGGTCCGGGTTCGGCAGCGGCGAGTTCTCCGGCGGCTTCTCCGCGACGGTCCGCTGCTCGGCCTGCGGGTGCAGGATGCTCGTGGCCGCGTCGCGCTCGACCATCACGTGGTCGGAGAGGTTGCAGCTCTTGCCGAACAGGTGCCCGATGTTCGCCGCGCCCAGGCTGTAGCTGCCGGACTGGTTGTGGATCGCCCAGGCCATCGTGACGAACTCGCCCGCCGCCACCAGGCCGCAGACCACCACCAGCGACAGCGACCCGAGCCGCAGCGCGCGCAGCCGGCCCTCCTGCACCTGCGCCGGCAGCCCCGGCCGGTGCGCGCGGACGTTCTCCACGAACGCGTACACCCCCGCGATCCCGGCCGCGACCAGCAGGATCGTCGACAGGGGGATGCCGCCGACCGACGGCGCCACGTTCGTCCACTGGACCCCGAGCCGCGAGACGAACCAGTAGGTGTTCGGCCCGGTCGCGGCCAGTGCGGCGACGACCAGCAGCCCGGCGAGGAAGGCCGCGCGGTTGCGTTTGGACCGCAGCACGGTCGAGCTGGTCGCGAGCGCGGTCAGCGCCGCCATCGACGCGCCGACCGCGGCGAACGCGCCGAAGTGGTGCGTCCACTTCGTCGGCGTCAGGGCCAGCAGCAGGAAGAACAGCGCCGTCGTGCCGATCAGGCGCCGGGCCGGGCCGAGCGACGCGCCGGGTATGCGGCTGCGGCGCAGCAGCACGACCAGGCAGGTCGCGGTGCACAACACGACCAGCAGCACCGGGAACCGGCGCGGCGCGGAGCCGTCCGGCAGGTCGGCGAACAGCAGCTGGTAGCGCGCGAGCTCCTGGAACCACGACAGGTTCGGGCCGACCTGGGTGCGGATGCGGGTCGCTTCCTGGACCGTCGCGAACGTCTGGTCGGCGAACACGACGACCAGCACCAGCAGTCCCGCGGCGGCGACCGGCGCGAGTACCGGCAGCCAGCCGCTCTCGTTCGCGCGCTGGCGCACCAGCTTGAACAGCGGGCGCGCGGCGACCAGGAAGGGGGCCACCGCGATCAGGCCGGTCGGCGTCGCGGCCAGGGTGAACCCGGCCGCGGTCAGGCCGAGGCACAGCGGGAGCAGCCGCCGCGTCACCAGGGCGCGTTCCACCGCGCAGATCGCCAGCAGCGAGCCGAGCGCGGCCACCGGTTCCGGGCGGACGCCGTTGTTGTAGGGCATCCACCAGATCAGGAACACCGTCGCGGCGGCCCAGCTGGCCGGGCGGCTGGTGCGGATCTGGGTGCCCAGCCGCGGCATCACCTCGCGGCTGATCAGCAGCCAGCTGAGCACGCCGAGCAGGAACGACGGCAGCCGGATCCACGGCGGCACCGTGCTGACGTGCGTCATCAGCTCGAAGACGTGGTAGAACCAGCCGAACGGCGCCTCGGCGACACCGAACCAGCGGTGGTAGTTCGTCAGGTAACCGGTCGCCTCGGTGACCCGTGCCATCGTGAGGATGTAGCCGTCGTCCGAGGTCACCGGCCCGATGAAGACCCACGCGCCGAGCGCGGCGATCACCGTGGCGTCCCGCAGTGTCAGCCGCCACCAGCCGACCGGCGCCCAGCGCGGCGCGCGGCGCGCGAAGCCGGAGTCGCGGCGCCAGGTGGCGATCAGGCAGCCGATCAGCGACAGCACGGCGAGGACGCCGACGACGATCTTCAGCGCGGTCGGCGACGTCTGGTAGCGCGTGTCCGGCACGACCGAGACGTGCAGGCCGGCGATCGGGTCCTTGCTCGAATTGATCGAGGAGTAGATGCCGACCACGCGCGGCCGCACGTCACCGTTGGCGTGGAAGACCGGCGTGCCGGCCACGGCGAGGGTCATCTGCGTCGCGTCGACGTCCAGCTCGACGTCGCACTTCTCGGCGGGCAGCGGCTGCTGCGCGATCTGCTGGCCCTGGCTGGAGGCGAGCAGCACGCCGTTGTCGACGCGCAGCTGCAGGCCCACGCCGTTGCCGGCCTTGGGGTCGGTGCGCCCGTCGGGCACGGTGGCGAAGAGCAGGGCCGGCCCGCCGGTGCGGGCGTCGACCGAGCGGATGGCCGCGCAGGGCACTTCGGCGCGCAGGTCCTGCGCCCAGTACCCGGTCAAGGGCGCGTTGACGGAGCGGGTGTCGCTGCCGGTCGGCCAGACGACCTCCGCCGTGTCCTGCACCACCGGCAGGAAGGGGAAAGCCAGCGCGCACAAGGCCGAGAGCAACCCCAGCGCTACGGCAATCAGACGCATCGGCGCAACGCTAACGGGTCAGAGGCCGGCGGCTGACGCAGCCCCCGGGTCACGCGGGGTGAACCGGCCGTGGTGTAAAGCCGCCGTCAGGGGACGGCGGTGGCGCCAGCCGTGGCGTTCCAGGTCGGGCACGGCTTCGAGCCTGCTGACCGGGCCGACGCACAGCCAGGCGACCGGCCGGACGCCGCCGGGGATGCCGAGCAGCTCGCGCAGGAACGGCTCGCGGTAGAAGCTGACCCAGCCGACGCCAAGGCCCTCGGCGGTCGCGGCGAGCCACAGGTTCTGGATCGCCAGGCAGACCGAGTACAGCCCGGCGTCCGCGATGGCGTGCCTGCCGAGCACGTCCGGCGCGCCGCGTGCCGGGTCGTAGGTGACGACGATGCCCAGGGTGGCGTCGAGGATGCCTTCGATCTTGATGTTCGCGAAGGCGCTCGCACGGTCTTCGCTGAGCTGTGCCGCGAAGACCTCTCGCTCCTCGTGGACGTGCTTCGCGAACTTCTCGCGCGTCGCGTGGTCGTCGACCAGGATGAAGTCCCACGGCTGGGTGAGCCCGACGCTCGGCGCGGCGTGCGCGGCCTCGAGGATCCTGAGCAGCGTCGCTTCGGGGACCGGCTCGCCGGTGAACTCGCCGCGGACGTCCCGGCGCCGGCGCAGGACTTCGTAGAACTCTTCGCTCATCGGTTCAGGACCCATTCGACGGCTTCGGCCACGGTTCCGGCGGTCTCCGCCGCCGGTCTCGGCGGACGGCGGACCACCAGGACCGGCTTGCCCAGCTCCCGCGCCGCCGTCAGCTTCGCGCTGGTCAGTGTGCCGCCGGAGTCCTTGGTGACGAGGACGTCGACGCGGCTGAGCAGCGCGCGCTCGGCGTCGGTCTCGTACGGGCCGCGGGCGAGGATCAGCTCGTGGTGGCGGGGCAGCGGCGGTCCTGGCGGGTCGACGCAGCGGATCAGGAACCACAGGTCGTGCAGGTGCGCGAAGGCGGGCAAGCCCTGGCGGCCGGTGGTGAGGAAGACGCGCTCGCCGAGGCCGGGCAGCTGCCGGGCGGCGTCGGCGAGGTCGTCGGCCCAGTGCCAGACGTCGCCGGGCCCCGGCTGCCAGCCCGGCCGGGCGAGCCGCAGCAGGGGAGTGCCCGTGCGTCCGGCCGCCTCGGCCGCGTTCGCGCCGATGCGCTCGGCGAAGGGGTGCGTCGCGTCGACAACGGCCTTCACGTCGTTCTCGCGCAGCCAGGCGGCGAGGCCGTCAACGCCGCCGAAGCCACCTAGGCGCACTTCGCCGATCGGAAGTCTGGGCCGCGCGACGCGTCCCGCGAGCGAAGACACAACGCGCACTTCGCGCGTGACGAGTTCTTCGGCGAGCTTCCGCGCTTCGCCTGTGCCGCCGAGGATGAGGATCACGAAGGGCGTCCAT
Proteins encoded in this region:
- a CDS encoding nitrite/sulfite reductase; this encodes MPTPARVRADACPGVFAPHDAADGPLARVRLPGGTVSAAQLRALAGCAEACGDGDLHLTSRGNVQLRGVTRPGLAARLTDAGLLPSPSHERVRNILASPLSGLSGGLADVRGLARDLDAVLCATPDLASLPGRFLFAFDDGRGDVASEGADVCWRAVSPGEGVLLLAGGDTGRRVSLGGAVSALAEVALEFTRVRGSAWRVAELDDPAWRGTPVPRVDAEVPAGLIRRDDGGLAAGVVPRFGQLSAGQARALAEFGTVLVTPWKSVVLPDVPADVFDRLGFGGAALGTTACIGRPGCAKSRADVRADAVFRPGLRAHFSGCERRCGKPSQSHVDVVAEAGGYRIDGRWVPLDEMEGNL
- a CDS encoding precorrin-8X methylmutase — protein: MIDYLRDGAEIYRHSFATIREEADLAILPDDVAGCAVRMIHACGMVDLVDDLRYTLDVVESGRAALEVGAPILCDAQMIASGITRRRLPAGNEVLCTLSDPSVPGLAERMGTTRSAAALELWRDKLPGSVVAIGNAPTALFRLLEILEEGVGAPAAIIGVPVGFVGAAESKAELAERAPAPYLVVHGRRGGSAMAVAAVNALASAEE
- a CDS encoding precorrin-2 C(20)-methyltransferase; this encodes MTGTLYGVGLGPGDPELMTVKAARLISEAQVIAYHCAPHGRSIARSVAEPYLREGQLEEKLVYPVTTETTDHPGGYEGAIADFYELSAKRLAEHLDAGRDVVLLCEGDPFFYGSYMYMHERLSGRFEAVVVPGVTSVSAASSVLGRPLVQRDEVLTVLPGTLPAPELARRLADTDAAAVLKLGRTFGSVREAFAEAGKLDDAVYVERATWGRQRIEPLASVDPSTVPYFSLALLPSPAYASRVSPAPASNPVPASGGEVVVVGLGPAGPEWLTPEAAAELDAAEHIVGYGPYVARVPQKAGQRRHASGNRVEADRAREALSLAADGARVAVVSSGDPGVFAMASAVLEQVSAGHGAGVRVRIVPGVTAAQAAASRVGAPLGHDYCVLSLSDRLKPWEIIAKRLDAAGAADLVLALYNPASRSRTTQLADARDILLRHRAPATPVVVARDVGGPEEDVRTTTLGDLDPSTVDMRCLLIVGSSRTRAENGVVWTPRGY
- a CDS encoding S53 family peptidase produces the protein MRTSAFRLITLAVTAVTGAGLLIGTPAASANDRTALPGSVPAWATSSARTGTADAAENVAFRVYLGWTGDAAAVANQVSTPGSAGYGRFLTAAQFRQRFAPSQNDVSAVQQWLRKSGFDVGYTPGNHRYVQAEGTVAQAAAAFGTSFGEFTVGGKTLRAPEKELSLPAGLPAGISAVVGLDESFALLQPSAGPAASPSPAFVNAPPCSAYYGEKTTATTTTPDGVRVPDAYGHPNPWVPCGYTPAQLRSAYGVQQAIAGGNDGSGQTVAIIDAYASPTILSDVNTYSRLHGLPQLSGNQFTQVTPPGVANRPQNPKQDPQGWYGEETLDVEAVHSIAPGANIVYVGSPNNYQDLDAAMNHVVDQHLASIVTNSYGFSTELLPPGYVKPFNDTLVEAAATGIGVYFSSGDNADETGGIAANFPGATPDWPAVSPWVTAVGGTSLGVGENGEYLFETGWETGRSTLTNGTWVPTPPGEFFGGAGGGTSRLFTQPAYQAGVVPDTIATANGARPQRMRAVPDVAALADPNTGFLVGQTQAFPDGTAKYSEYRIGGTSLASPLFAAFVALAQQRAGRTFGFANPLLYAKAGSPAFHDVRQPPAPMAVARVNYANSVDASAGYSPASLRSLDADAVLTIHVRDGYDDVTGIGSPNGTAFLTALGQ
- a CDS encoding GNAT family N-acetyltransferase; this encodes MRTLLAGFEVDGVVAAFMAAEHRHPAMRRFLVAERGTPIAAAGMTIHGDVAVLGGAATLRAHRGRGAQRTLLRRRLEVAGAAGCVLAVATARPARPARPTSAGPGSACTGAGPWTKT
- a CDS encoding arabinosyltransferase domain-containing protein, which encodes MRLIAVALGLLSALCALAFPFLPVVQDTAEVVWPTGSDTRSVNAPLTGYWAQDLRAEVPCAAIRSVDARTGGPALLFATVPDGRTDPKAGNGVGLQLRVDNGVLLASSQGQQIAQQPLPAEKCDVELDVDATQMTLAVAGTPVFHANGDVRPRVVGIYSSINSSKDPIAGLHVSVVPDTRYQTSPTALKIVVGVLAVLSLIGCLIATWRRDSGFARRAPRWAPVGWWRLTLRDATVIAALGAWVFIGPVTSDDGYILTMARVTEATGYLTNYHRWFGVAEAPFGWFYHVFELMTHVSTVPPWIRLPSFLLGVLSWLLISREVMPRLGTQIRTSRPASWAAATVFLIWWMPYNNGVRPEPVAALGSLLAICAVERALVTRRLLPLCLGLTAAGFTLAATPTGLIAVAPFLVAARPLFKLVRQRANESGWLPVLAPVAAAGLLVLVVVFADQTFATVQEATRIRTQVGPNLSWFQELARYQLLFADLPDGSAPRRFPVLLVVLCTATCLVVLLRRSRIPGASLGPARRLIGTTALFFLLLALTPTKWTHHFGAFAAVGASMAALTALATSSTVLRSKRNRAAFLAGLLVVAALAATGPNTYWFVSRLGVQWTNVAPSVGGIPLSTILLVAAGIAGVYAFVENVRAHRPGLPAQVQEGRLRALRLGSLSLVVVCGLVAAGEFVTMAWAIHNQSGSYSLGAANIGHLFGKSCNLSDHVMVERDAATSILHPQAEQRTVAEKPPENSPLPNPDQDNGRVQTGFHTRPVDDKDPLAEPPHGFTPETVPMWSSYLDPETRAGRLRSDWYALTEKPADGQIVVATAGAPRRPTSVSLDYGVDTPEGVKILRSQFMLPPGAGTGGWNDTRINLRDLPPETNAVRVNIVDNDLTEDGWIAASAPRVPTFTTLTDRIGSKPVYVDWPASFVYPCVQPVTSHDGISQVPDYRITAGGLADEANWASSTNGGPIGWLEELAEEPEVPSYLIGQPSQSWGQLLQIEPFTEGIAPTVIHGEKTVPGWWSPGPGPSQPNGKDPTR
- the bluB gene encoding 5,6-dimethylbenzimidazole synthase, translating into MSEEFYEVLRRRRDVRGEFTGEPVPEATLLRILEAAHAAPSVGLTQPWDFILVDDHATREKFAKHVHEEREVFAAQLSEDRASAFANIKIEGILDATLGIVVTYDPARGAPDVLGRHAIADAGLYSVCLAIQNLWLAATAEGLGVGWVSFYREPFLRELLGIPGGVRPVAWLCVGPVSRLEAVPDLERHGWRHRRPLTAALHHGRFTPRDPGAASAAGL
- a CDS encoding cobalt-precorrin-6A reductase, translating into MILILGGTGEARKLAEELVTREVRVVSSLAGRVARPRLPIGEVRLGGFGGVDGLAAWLRENDVKAVVDATHPFAERIGANAAEAAGRTGTPLLRLARPGWQPGPGDVWHWADDLADAARQLPGLGERVFLTTGRQGLPAFAHLHDLWFLIRCVDPPGPPLPRHHELILARGPYETDAERALLSRVDVLVTKDSGGTLTSAKLTAARELGKPVLVVRRPPRPAAETAGTVAEAVEWVLNR